The genomic stretch GCCCGGCTTGAGGCCGAAATGCCGGCAAAAAGAGAACAATTCGAGCTGAAGATGTTGATTGATGAACAACTCGCGACGCGCACCAAGACCCTTCAGGAAAGCAAGATTCACCCTTCCGTCGAGTGTGAACATGTCCAGGTTCTTGCCGATCGCTCGCGGCTCGCAACGGCTCTCACGAACCTGATCGATAATGCGATTCACTACAACAAACCCGGCGGAGAAATTCGCATCTCGGCCGAGGTGCAGGCGGAAATCCTCCGCCTTGCGGTCTCCGACACCGGAAACGGCATTCCTTCGGAAGAGCTGCCGCGCATCTTCGAACGCTTTTATCGCGTCGATAAAGCGCGATCGCGGGAATCCGGCGGCACCGGTCTCGGACTCTCCATCGTGAAGCACGCCATCGAAAGCCAGGGTGGTTCGATCACGGTCACCAGCCGGCTGGGGGCGGGCTCGACGTTTACGATTCATCTGCCGGTGTAGGCGTGGGGGGGGAATCTATTGGAAGTTGCATCATTAGAGGTTGTTTCATTTCTAGATTTGAGGAGCAGGTTTCCCGCATTTCAAATTCAGCAATGAAAAAATCTCGAATGATGCAATTTCCAATAAAGGTTTTTCCCCTTACCGAAGCTCTCGCAACTGTTTCGGGGTAAGCAGCCAGTGCAGCGTGGCGCACTGGCGGAACACCAGTTTGTTCGTGGTGAGCTTGCACAGGCCGCCCTTTTTCAACTCGATCCGGGCATCGCTGCCGCCGGTAACGAGAACGGAAATCAGGCCGCTCAAATCGGGCTCATGACCGACGAGTAGAACCGTTTGCGGCTTGTCGTCGTTGATTTCGCCGATGAGTTCGAGCGCGTTCCCTGCCGGTTTCAGAAACTCGGTAAAAGTCACTTTTTCGTCGAGCTCGCCGGCCACGATCTTGGCGGTCTGCTCGGTTCTCACATAGGGACTTGAGAGGATCAGATCGAACTTCAAGTCCATACCGCGCATCGCGTCCGCGATCTGGCGCATCTTGTCTTCGCCCTCCGGCGTCAGCGGACGGTCGCTGTCTTTTTTGTAGCCGGGGGTTCCTCTCTCGACAGCAATGCCGTGCCGAAGAATGTATAGCTCCATCAGTCGCCCCCCTTATTGGACAGTACGGTCTTCCTCATCACCCGCACAGCCTGTTCAATGCGCCGGAGATCCTTTCGCCGTCCTTTCTCCGGTTTCAAATTGAGGGCATCGAGCGTATTTTTCATCTCCGCCAAAATAGGATTTATCGTGCGCGGCCGGGTTCCGGTTTCCTGGTTCTCGTTCAGGAACTCAATGAGCTGGACGATGTCGCGCTGCAGGTTGGCGACGTACAGCCGGCCGATCTCCTTCGTCTCCGTCCGTAAGTGTTGTAACTGAGCGAGTAATTCTTTCCGAATAGTCTGGTTCATCGCGTTCCTCTTCGCGGTGATTGGCCTTGCCGTTGAGAATGACTTCGACCTTTGCGCGCAGCTCGTGCTGAATGGCGCGTGGGGATCGGTTTCCGTTGATGGCTTCGAATCCGTAGTGCTCCTGCATCGTTTTGAATTCTTTCTGGATCAGCCGCTGATACTCGATAAAACTGGCATACATGTTCGAGGACCGGTGCATGTCCATCCCGGACTCCCAGTAATCGAGGGCGGCATGCTTCCTGAGATTTCTTTCGACCAGTATTCTGGGACTGACAGTCAGGTGAAAGACGGCGTTCGGAATCAACGCGATGCTGTACACGTCCCGTATCCAGGAGGGTTCGACGCCGCGCACGATGGCGCGGGCCATCAGCGTATAGATATACCGGTCGGCCAGCACGATGAAGCCTGAGCGAAGGGCCGGAATGATCCGGTTTTCGAGCTGGTCCGCAAAGTCGGTCGCATAAAACAGGCTGAGCGTGCGGGTGCCGAGAATATTGCCCTGCAT from Terriglobia bacterium encodes the following:
- the sixA gene encoding phosphohistidine phosphatase SixA gives rise to the protein MELYILRHGIAVERGTPGYKKDSDRPLTPEGEDKMRQIADAMRGMDLKFDLILSSPYVRTEQTAKIVAGELDEKVTFTEFLKPAGNALELIGEINDDKPQTVLLVGHEPDLSGLISVLVTGGSDARIELKKGGLCKLTTNKLVFRQCATLHWLLTPKQLRELR
- a CDS encoding thymidylate kinase, whose product is MLKPKRFYGKGIPGVVLDELKGQLIVVEGADGSGRSTQIDLLKNWLERRGYPTANVGLKRSMLVSGELEKAMQGNILGTRTLSLFYATDFADQLENRIIPALRSGFIVLADRYIYTLMARAIVRGVEPSWIRDVYSIALIPNAVFHLTVSPRILVERNLRKHAALDYWESGMDMHRSSNMYASFIEYQRLIQKEFKTMQEHYGFEAINGNRSPRAIQHELRAKVEVILNGKANHREEERDEPDYSERITRSVTTLTDGDEGDRPAVRRQPAARHRPAH